Proteins from a single region of Oreochromis niloticus isolate F11D_XX linkage group LG7, O_niloticus_UMD_NMBU, whole genome shotgun sequence:
- the ribc2 gene encoding RIB43A-like with coiled-coils protein 2 has protein sequence MRKTELLSMRLARASLEKRHNIETERKERIFNEKLRTIGVDKEALDEQVKEKREQVEAAKKEQNAYDADMLHYGKVACILDSRQMKEKRALEKAIVAYRQKYQQPEDRQEYDLNDPGRVKKIEQNDAQMMPPGLVGEDPESKVRLQNQREQLREWLTQQQTEQAVERHRQQLEEQRYDQSRVEMDNRVVQLQSLEIERRKAAAIATKDFNRSMAEEKRRQDKQINSRQSQFQGTPSTEAVPGLSPSSDRRTPPESLQQIIQIQKYQIEEKRRKELEKKQEEEWHDRVRLNSARTTLLIERQQARMNRQLRRDLDSANAQLAETHKQQKPDIKRGRIDDSFFSKFNTCSR, from the exons ATGCGTAAAACTGAACTACTTTCAATGCGCCTCGCCAGAGCAAGTCTGGAGAAGCGTCACAACATAGagactgaaagaaaagaaagaattttTAATGAGAAACTGAGGACGATTGGG GTTGACAAGGAAGCCCTAGATGAGCAGGTGAAAGAGAAAAGGGAACAAGTAGAAGCTgcaaaaaaggaacaaaacgCCTATG ATGCTGATATGCTCCATTATGGCAAAGTAGCTTGCATTCTCGACAGCCGCCAAATGAAGGAGAAGCGTGCACTGGAAAAAGCCATTGTTGCCTACAGGCAGAAGTACCAGCAGCCTGAAGATCGACAGGAGTATGATCTGAATGATCCCGGCCGTGTTAAAAAAATAGAGCAGAATGATGCACAGATGATGCCTCCTGGCCTGGTGGGTGAAGACCCAGAAAGTAAGGTCAGGCTGCAGAACCAGAGGGAACAGCTCAGAGAGTGGCTCACCCAGCAGCAGACTGAGCAGGCGGTGGAAAGGCATCGACAACAGCTGGAAG AGCAGCGTTATGACCAAAGCAGAGTAGAAATGgacaacagagttgtgcaactTCAGAGCCTTGAGATAGAAAGGAGAAAGGCAGCTGCCATCGCCACTAAAGACTTCAATCGGTCTATG GCTGAAGAAAAGCGGCGTCAAGACAAGCAAATCAATAGTAGGCAAAGCCAGTTTCAAGGTACCCCGAGTACGGAGGCCGTGCCCGGCCTGAGTCCCAGCAGTGACAGGAGGACACCTCCTGAGAGCCTGCAGCAGATCATTCAAATCCAGAAATATCAAATAGAGGAGaagagg AGAAAAGAACTGGAGAAGAAACAAGAAGAAGAGTGGCACGATCGCGTGCGCCTGAACTCAGCTCGTACCACTCTGCTTATTGAGAGGCAGCAGGCACGAATGAACAGGCAGCTGAGGCGAGACCTGGACAGCGCCAACGCCCAGCTGGccgaaacacacaaacaaca gAAACCAGACATTAAAAGAGGACGTATTGATGACAGCTTCTTCTCCAAGTTCAACACCTGCAGCAGATGA
- the ada2a gene encoding adenosine deaminase 2-A isoform X3 → MGNLTLFTDKDPEAVYPTQTVVWSIFEETFQAAYGLVTYAPVFKDYFYQGLSQFYMDNVMYLELRAILPEIYDLDGRTYDRAWTLKTCQDISRQFVANHPDFVGVRIIFTAKRTINTNTMLKVVEEAMKLYRDFPDIMAGFDLVGWEDGGRPLWYYRDALSLPVARGVPLPFFFHAGETNSQGTEIDQNILDALLFNTSRIGHGFALTRHPVAKEWSRKYGVAVEVCPISNQVLKLVKDLRNHPAAALMSENHPVVISSDDPAIFGAFGLSYDFYEAFVGFGGMRSHVGSLKQLAINSIRYSSLTPEQKEKALSLWQRRWDKFVSENAF, encoded by the exons ATGGGCAATCTGACGCTCTTCACTGATAAGGATCCAGAGGCAGTGTACCCCACTCAGACTGTGGTGTGGAGTATATTTGAAGAGACCTTCCAGGCAGCGTATGGTCTGGTCACTTATGCTCCTGTGTTCAAAGACTATTTCTACCAGGGCCTCAGCCAGTTCTACATGGACAACGTTATGTATCTTGAACTTCGCGCTATACTTCCAGAG ATATATGATTTGGATGGCCGCACTTATGACAGAGCCTGGACTTTGAAGACCTGCCAGGACATCTCAAGGCAATTTGTAGCAAACCATCCTGACTTTGTTGGAGTGAGAATCATCTTTACTGCCAAAAG GACAATAAACACTAACACAATGCTTAAAGTTGTGGAGGAGGCTATGAAGCTTTACAGAGACTTTCCTGATATCATGGCTGGTTTTGATCTG GTGGGTTGGGAGGATGGAGGGCGACCTCTGTGGTATTATAGAGATGCCTTGTCGCTCCCTGTGGCGAGAGGGGTCCcacttcctttctttttccatGCTGGAGAGACAA ATTCTCAGGGTACAGAAATAGATCAGAACATACTGGATGCTCTTCTCTTTAATACGTCACGCATTGGACATGGATTTGCACTAACACGCCATCCAGTCGCCAAAGAGTGGTCTAGAAAATATGGGGTTGCTGTGGAGGTGTGCCCCATCTCCAACCAG GTGTTGAAGTTGGTCAAAGACTTGCGAAACCATCCAGCTGCTGCACTGATGTCTGAAAACCACCCGGTTGTCATCAGCTCTGATGACCCCGCCATATTTGGTGCGTTTGGCCTCTCTTATGACTTCTATGAAGCGTTCGTTGGTTTTGGGGGCATGCGATCCCATGTAGGCTCCCTTAAACAGCTGGCCATAAACTCTATCAG gtatAGTTCTTTGACTCCTGAGCAAAAGGAGAAAGCACTGTCTCTGTGGCAGAGAAGATGGGATAAGTTTGTCTCTGAAAATGCCTTTTAG
- the ada2a gene encoding adenosine deaminase 2-A isoform X2: protein MSIPDPKQREALIKQESSMQTGGQQVLTDAEQRLNARLLKMKQDEVEREEFPPAMHFFKARELIRNSPIFKLLQKMPKGGALHLHDFSMVDVEWLVKNATYRPHCYICFTSRSVRFIFSSQQPKPLTNCSSWTLLESLRAKTVNTTDLDNSIMGNLTLFTDKDPEAVYPTQTVVWSIFEETFQAAYGLVTYAPVFKDYFYQGLSQFYMDNVMYLELRAILPEIYDLDGRTYDRAWTLKTCQDISRQFVANHPDFVGVRIIFTAKRTINTNTMLKVVEEAMKLYRDFPDIMAGFDLVGWEDGGRPLWYYRDALSLPVARGVPLPFFFHAGETNSQGTEIDQNILDALLFNTSRIGHGFALTRHPVAKEWSRKYGVAVEVCPISNQVLKLVKDLRNHPAAALMSENHPVVISSDDPAIFGAFGLSYDFYEAFVGFGGMRSHVGSLKQLAINSIRYSSLTPEQKEKALSLWQRRWDKFVSENAF, encoded by the exons ATGTCCATCCCGGACCCCAAGCAGAGAGAGGCTCTTATAAAGCAGGAGTCCTCCATGCAGACAGGTGGGCAGCAGGTGTTGACGGACGCTGAACAGCGTCTGAATGCTCGCctgttaaaaatgaaacaagacGAGGTGGAAAGGGAGGAATTTCCTCCTGCTATGCACTTCTTCAAGGCCAGGGAACTCATCAGGAACAGTCCCATCTTCAAGCTGCTGCAGAAAATGCCTAAAG GTGGAGCTCTACATCTCCATGACTTCTCCATGGTAGACGTAGAATGGCTGGTGAAGAACGCGACATATCGGCCACATTGCTATATTTGCTTTACTAGCCGGTCCGTCAGATTCATCTTCTCGTCTCAGCAACCGAAACCTCTGACAAATTGCTCTTCTTGGACCCTGCTGGAAAGCCTCAGGGCCAAGACCGTGAACACCACAGATCTTGACAACAG CATCATGGGCAATCTGACGCTCTTCACTGATAAGGATCCAGAGGCAGTGTACCCCACTCAGACTGTGGTGTGGAGTATATTTGAAGAGACCTTCCAGGCAGCGTATGGTCTGGTCACTTATGCTCCTGTGTTCAAAGACTATTTCTACCAGGGCCTCAGCCAGTTCTACATGGACAACGTTATGTATCTTGAACTTCGCGCTATACTTCCAGAG ATATATGATTTGGATGGCCGCACTTATGACAGAGCCTGGACTTTGAAGACCTGCCAGGACATCTCAAGGCAATTTGTAGCAAACCATCCTGACTTTGTTGGAGTGAGAATCATCTTTACTGCCAAAAG GACAATAAACACTAACACAATGCTTAAAGTTGTGGAGGAGGCTATGAAGCTTTACAGAGACTTTCCTGATATCATGGCTGGTTTTGATCTG GTGGGTTGGGAGGATGGAGGGCGACCTCTGTGGTATTATAGAGATGCCTTGTCGCTCCCTGTGGCGAGAGGGGTCCcacttcctttctttttccatGCTGGAGAGACAA ATTCTCAGGGTACAGAAATAGATCAGAACATACTGGATGCTCTTCTCTTTAATACGTCACGCATTGGACATGGATTTGCACTAACACGCCATCCAGTCGCCAAAGAGTGGTCTAGAAAATATGGGGTTGCTGTGGAGGTGTGCCCCATCTCCAACCAG GTGTTGAAGTTGGTCAAAGACTTGCGAAACCATCCAGCTGCTGCACTGATGTCTGAAAACCACCCGGTTGTCATCAGCTCTGATGACCCCGCCATATTTGGTGCGTTTGGCCTCTCTTATGACTTCTATGAAGCGTTCGTTGGTTTTGGGGGCATGCGATCCCATGTAGGCTCCCTTAAACAGCTGGCCATAAACTCTATCAG gtatAGTTCTTTGACTCCTGAGCAAAAGGAGAAAGCACTGTCTCTGTGGCAGAGAAGATGGGATAAGTTTGTCTCTGAAAATGCCTTTTAG
- the cecr2 gene encoding cat eye syndrome critical region protein 2, with protein MSQGCTVSVEEIQSWWEVPAIAHFCSLFRTAFNLPDFEIEELEKALSEQDLDFLGDLVACLLQGCYQRTDITPQAFSSYLDDIISYRWELEEGKPNPLREGPFESLPPRTQVELLHRLCDYRLDAADVFDLLKGLDADSLRVEPLGQDGNGALYWYFYGTRMYKEEPVKKKVGKHSDETTELTLPEKKKRGRPPKKRKLEDSPSEVESDVPEVKTEHELEDLPPTTGRKRGAWSLVCDTEEQWLSLAESIKDKTSPQDRHLYRVISQNFLPEISNMIEHKEREQKQKLLDPNPVRVSQRFSQNHIKHEERDNLKAGMEEEEKKNDEELDRQVLLAEQRREEERLLQEERQREKLEKIKAVEERAKRRKMREEKAWLLSQGKDLPPELLNLEPSSPVQRTRKNKEFYEIDDDYTALYKVLEALKAHKDSWPFLEPVDDSYAPNYHEIIQTPMDLSTIEKKLNNGEYVAKEEFVSDVKLMFENCVEYNGEDSEYTIMAESLERCFSRALLKHFPSEDGDTDEEFHISREDKERKEKKRNRNSKAFGPESLIRATEQVQRKRSSQKGKSSATSEEDARLARLHPPHWANGPPHPHSLPPSQQHVREGDIRGYYHRGQQLRQPGPPGPHGPHMYAQRMAMDPRFAYQVHFSRQGDPNLNQLPHNFNIQQRMIEPHHMGPRYPMGPDPNQQQHSYMGPTHGPCLGPRPMTLQPGAPPEASIYPSHHRPEGNTVHPMGNRFSGPEGSPQHNYPGLRPAGMPLPTLWSGMNQQGQERPSGMSIQDPNMVNQRNFSYGGIPPPVGHKPWPEAAGYPNHPSNAQFQMTAAASSPGLMSARPTVPHSDSSGRTRLASMLESPEMLALQQLSASSGPPAGAPHQHTGNFQQPGPPSRIGSIPAHPSQQLPPAPEVQLLHPARDKGPDRQPPQQTDLHPKGTTSENKMAASNISEEAPSHKSMGPVNQESPSNPSPTRQYCGLVDKMQSPPAPTLARSEENPSGSAAAQSSAESQLDSQGHSASESNGTIPVSSHPNSSNTDPALPNPPQHKPNSPQPNAPSLALLPQNFPPLDVAAAQNSTQQMPENLKLGESVNQEGKPQQAIQKHEQPEAGSTSPESHPQSSPQPLNQNTQQHNSLLTSHHVPQSISPHCTTQSSPMHGMPHGATQGAQPGPPHPAPLTSLPPSHPAPLLPSQPSPADLGDQRPSEPTRLDTRSTAMSPQHTRMTSSVYKHPAFSPNRHQTQLVGSNVGIQAPSGPSDGQNPAVPPHSQGPENSTMSTYGMGNPPLPHYNRANMNRPIPPSAHHPYHNQSINALHNLAPNTNYQQQQGGSAYPYHMPGQQHPHGHGNVYPPHQYQQQRYYAQPHPQTQAHNQAMGRGGYPPEEWHRPHYQSHQAMPHNAYLPVASDRANGQLKESSVSPLGSEGSSGTSLVSPGPMPETGTHPGGTEEGKCENQQAGGGSSINGSPAKRPHNEGSEQPESPKEILDLDSHNAAAQRRSMQHPHASVAHLTSGFVYDPRALHPGMQQGVVHHMMSQARGVGNGSPYPGQPYPDPRHYAAQRPHSHLMEALQRPQQLPYSPGQTRMAMYRHPRPGGHFQGMMIQQRGVGPERFIHPGQQMMAAPSGLGSKRGL; from the exons GAGCTGGAGAAAGCCCTGTCAGAACAGGACTTGGATTTCCTTGGGGATCTCGTTGCCTGTCTGTTGCAGGGATGCTACCAGCGCACTGACATCAC CCCCCAGGCATTTAGCAGTTACCTGGACGACATCATCAGCTACCGCTGGGAGCTGGAAGAGGGGAAACCCAACCCACTTCGAGAGGGGCCCTTTGAGAGTTTACCCCCTCGCACTCAGGTGGAACTGCTGCACCGGCTGTGCGATTACCGTCTGGATGCTGCTGATGTCTTTGACCTGCTTAAG GGCCTGGATGCAGACAGCCTGAGGGTGGAACCCCTGGGGCAGGATGGAAATGGAGCCCTCTACTGGTACTTTTACGGCACTCGCATGTACAAAGAAGAGccagtgaaaaagaaagtagGAAAACACAG tgatGAAACAACAGAACTAACATTACCAGAGAAAAAGAAACGTGGAAGACCACCAAAGAAGAGAAAGCTGGAAGATTCAccaag TGAGGTGGAAAGTGATGTGCCAGAGGTGAAGACGGAACATGAATTGGAAGATCTTCCCCCGACCACAG GCCGTAAGCGAGGCGCTTGGTCCCTGGTATGTGATACAGAGGAGCAGTGGCTCAGTCTGGCAGAAAGCATCAAGGACAAAACCTCCCCACAGGATCGCCACCTCTACCGTGTCATTAGCCAAAACTTCCTGCCTGAGATCAGCAACATGATTGAGCACAAG GAGCGTgagcagaagcagaagctgcTGGACCCAAACCCAGTTCGCGTTTCCCAGCGGTTCTCTCAAAATCACATAAAACATGAGGAGAGG GACAATCTCAAGGCCggaatggaggaggaggagaagaaaaacgATGAAGAGCTGGACAGGCAGGTCCTGCTGGCTGAGCAGAGACGAGAAGAGGAAAGGCTTCTGCAGGAAGAACGGCAGAGAGAGAAGCTAGAGAAGATCAAAGCTGTGGAGG AGCGTGCAAAAAGGCGGAAGATGCGAGAAGAAAAGGCCTGGCTACTGTCTCAAGGAAAAGATCTACCACCTGAACTCCTGAATCTGGAGCCATCCTCTCCCGTCCAGAGAACACGCAAGAATAAAGAATT CTATGAGATTGACGATGACTACACTGCTCTTTATAAAG TGCTTGAAGCCCTGAAAGCCCATAAAGATTCTTGGCCTTTCTTGGAGCCCGTTGATGACTCCTATGCTCCCAATTATCATGAGATCATCCAG ACCCCTATGGACCTATCCACAATTGAGAAAAAGCTCAATAACGGAGAGTATGTCGCTAAGGAGGAGTTTGTTTCTGACGTGAAGCTGATGTTTGAAAACTGTGTCGAGTACAATGGAGAAGACAGCG AATACACTATCATGGCCGAGTCTTTGGAGCGTTGTTTTAGCCGAGccttattaaaacattttccatcTGAGGATGGTGACACAGATGAAGAGTTCCACATCAGTCGAGAAGACAAGGAGCGCAAGGAAAAAAAACGCAACCGTAACAGCAAAGCTTTCGGGCCTGAAAGTTTGATCAGGGCTACTGAGCAAGTACAACGTAAGCGAAGCTCACAAAAGGGCAAAAGTAGCGCCACTTCAGAAGAGGATGCCAGGCTGGCACGGCTGCATCCTCCTCATTGGGCTAACGGCCCCCCTCACCCGCACAGCTTGCCTCCAAGCCAGCAGCATGTCCGGGAAGGAGATATCAGGGGATATTACCACCGAGGGCAACAG CTCCGTCAGCCTGGTCCCCCTGGGCCTCATGGTCCACACATGTATGCCCAAAGAATGGCCATGGATCCCCGCTTTGCCTACCAGGTTCACTTTTCCAGACAAGGAGACCCCAACTTAAACCAGTTGCCTCACAACTTTAACATTCAG CAACGCATGATTGAGCCACACCACATGGGTCCTAGGTATCCAATGGGTCCAGATCCAAACCAGCAGCAGCACTCGTACATGGGTCCGACTCATGGCCCATGCTTAGGACCACGTCCCATGACCCTACAGCCTGGAGCTCCTCCTGAAGCCAGCATCTACCCATCCCACCACCGTCCAGAGGGCAACACTGTGCATCCTATGGGGAACAGGTTCTCAGGCCCGGAAGGATCACCTCAGCACAACTACCCAGGCTTGAGACCTGCTGGCATGCCACTACCTACTTTGTGGAGTGGTATGAATCAACAGGGGCAGGAGAGGCCCAGCGGCATGTCTATTCAAGACCCAAACATGGTGAACCAGCGCAACTTTAGTTATGGTGGAATCCCCCCACCTGTGGGTCATAAACCATGGCCAGAAGCTGCCGGATATCCCAACCATCCTTCCAATGCCCAGTTTCAAATGACTGCAGCAGCCAGCTCCCCTGGGCTCATGTCTGCACGTCCCACTGTGCCCCACTCAGACTCCTCCGGCAGGACACGCTTGGCTTCCATGCTGGAAAGCCCAGAGATGCTGGCCCTGCAGCAGCTGTCAGCCTCTTCTGGACCCCCTGCTGGTGCCCCTCATCAGCACACAGGCAACTTTCAGCAGCCTGGGCCCCCATCAAGAATTGGCAGCATCCCAGCTCACCCCTCTCAACAGCTTCCCCCTGCCCCTGAGGTTCAGCTGCTGCATCCTGCTAGAGACAAAGGCCCAGATAGACAGCCTCCCCAGCAGACAGACTTGCACCCCAAAG GCACAACGTCAGAGAACAAGATGGCTGCCAGCAACATTTCTGAAGAAGCTCCATCACACAAAAGCATGGGTCCAGTTAACCAAGAGAGCCCATCCAACCCTAGCCCCACAAGGCAATACTGTGGGCTTGTGGATAAAATGCAGAGCCCCCCAGCCCCAACCTTGGCCAGATCAGAAGAGAATCCTTCTGGATCAGCGGCCgcacagagttcagctgaaaGCCAGTTAGATAGTCAGGGACACTCTGCCAGTGAAAGTAATGGTACCATTCCTGTTTCATCCCATCCCAACTCAAGTAACACTGATCCTGCTCTACCCAATCCTCCACAGCATAAACCAAACAGTCCACAGCCAAATGCTCCAAGCCTTGCACTTCTTCCTCAGAACTTCCCACCACTGGATGTTGCAGCAGCTCAGAATTCCACTCAGCAAATGCCAGAGAACTTAAAACTCGGAGAAAGTGTAAATCAGGAAGGCAAACCCCAGCAAGCCATTCAAAAACATGAGCAACCTGAGGCGGGCAGCACCTCTCCTGAAAGCCACCCTCAGAGCTCTCCTCAGCCACTGAACcagaacacacagcaacacAATTCTCTGCTAACCTCTCATCATGTCCCCCAGAGCATCTCACCACACTGCACTACACAAAGCAGTCCCATGCATGGGATGCCACACGGTGCTACTCAAGGAGCCCAGCCTGGACCCCCACACCCAGCCCCTCTGACCTCTTTGCCACCCAGCCATCCTGCCCCTCTATTACCCTCTCAGCCCAGTCCAGCTGATCTCGGAGATCAAAGACCTAGTGAGCCTACGAGGCTGGACACGAGAAGCACTGCCATGTCTCCACAGCACACCAGGATGACATCAAGTGTTTATAAACACCCGGCTTTTAGTCCAAATCGCCATCAAACTCAGTTGGTGGGTAGTAATGTGGGAATACAGGCTCCAAGCGGGCCATCAGATGGGCAGAATCCAGCTGTACCTCCTCACTCGCAAGGCCCAGAAAATTCAACTATGAGTACTTATGGCATGGGGAACCCTCCACTTCCACACTACAACCGGGCAAATATGAATAGGCCCATACCTCCATCTGCTCACCACCCATATCATAACCAGTCCATTAATGCTCTCCACAATCTTGCTCCCAACACCAActaccagcagcagcagggagggtCAGCCTACCCCTACCACATGCCAGGTCAACAGCACCCTCATGGTCATGGCAATGTGTACCCACCTCATCAGTATCAGCAGCAGCGCTACTATGCCCAACCCCATCCCCAAACTCAGGCCCATAACCAAGCCATGGGCAGAGGGGGTTACCCTCCAGAGGAGTGGCATCGGCCTCATTATCAGTCTCACCAGGCAATGCCACACAATGCCTACTTACCTGTAGCCAGTGACAGAGCTAATGGTCAGCTAAAGGAGAGCAGTGTCTCACCGCTGGGGTCTGAAGGCTCCAGCGGTACAAGTTTGGTTTCCCCAGGCCCAATGCCAGAAACAGGGACTCATCCTGGAGGCACAGAGGAAGGGAAGTGTGAAAACCAGCAAGCTGGTGGAGGCAGCAGCATTAATGGCAGTCCAGCAAAGCGGCCCCACAATGAGGGCTCAGAGCAACCTGAAAGCCCAAAAGAAATCCTAGACCTTGACAGCCATAATGCTGCTGCTCAGCGCCGTAGCATGCAGCATCCACATGCGTCTGTGGCACACTTGACGTCCGGTTTTGTGTACGACCCTCGAGCCTTACATCCAGGAATGCAGCAAGGTGTCGTCCATCATATGATGTCTCAGGCCCGTGGAGTTGGAAATGGATCCCCTTACCCTGGCCAACCATACCCTGATCCACGACACTATGCTGCTCAAAGACCCCACTCACACCTGATGGAAGCTCTGCAGCGGCCCCAGCAGCTTCCCTATTCCCCTGGCCAAACACGCATGGCCATGTACAGACACCCCCGACCCGGGGGGCACTTTCAGGGCATGATGATTCAGCAGCGAGGTGTGGGACCAGAACGCTTCATACATCCAGG ACAACAGATGATGGCTGCTCCAAGCGGCCTTGGCAGTAAACGGGGATTGTGA
- the ada2a gene encoding adenosine deaminase 2-A isoform X1 produces the protein MAALLQRPHAAVLCLSILYLTGGMSIPDPKQREALIKQESSMQTGGQQVLTDAEQRLNARLLKMKQDEVEREEFPPAMHFFKARELIRNSPIFKLLQKMPKGGALHLHDFSMVDVEWLVKNATYRPHCYICFTSRSVRFIFSSQQPKPLTNCSSWTLLESLRAKTVNTTDLDNSIMGNLTLFTDKDPEAVYPTQTVVWSIFEETFQAAYGLVTYAPVFKDYFYQGLSQFYMDNVMYLELRAILPEIYDLDGRTYDRAWTLKTCQDISRQFVANHPDFVGVRIIFTAKRTINTNTMLKVVEEAMKLYRDFPDIMAGFDLVGWEDGGRPLWYYRDALSLPVARGVPLPFFFHAGETNSQGTEIDQNILDALLFNTSRIGHGFALTRHPVAKEWSRKYGVAVEVCPISNQVLKLVKDLRNHPAAALMSENHPVVISSDDPAIFGAFGLSYDFYEAFVGFGGMRSHVGSLKQLAINSIRYSSLTPEQKEKALSLWQRRWDKFVSENAF, from the exons ATGGCAGCCCTGCTACAGCGACCCCACGCGGCTGTGCTCTGTTTGTCGATACTCTACTTGACCGGTGGCATGTCCATCCCGGACCCCAAGCAGAGAGAGGCTCTTATAAAGCAGGAGTCCTCCATGCAGACAGGTGGGCAGCAGGTGTTGACGGACGCTGAACAGCGTCTGAATGCTCGCctgttaaaaatgaaacaagacGAGGTGGAAAGGGAGGAATTTCCTCCTGCTATGCACTTCTTCAAGGCCAGGGAACTCATCAGGAACAGTCCCATCTTCAAGCTGCTGCAGAAAATGCCTAAAG GTGGAGCTCTACATCTCCATGACTTCTCCATGGTAGACGTAGAATGGCTGGTGAAGAACGCGACATATCGGCCACATTGCTATATTTGCTTTACTAGCCGGTCCGTCAGATTCATCTTCTCGTCTCAGCAACCGAAACCTCTGACAAATTGCTCTTCTTGGACCCTGCTGGAAAGCCTCAGGGCCAAGACCGTGAACACCACAGATCTTGACAACAG CATCATGGGCAATCTGACGCTCTTCACTGATAAGGATCCAGAGGCAGTGTACCCCACTCAGACTGTGGTGTGGAGTATATTTGAAGAGACCTTCCAGGCAGCGTATGGTCTGGTCACTTATGCTCCTGTGTTCAAAGACTATTTCTACCAGGGCCTCAGCCAGTTCTACATGGACAACGTTATGTATCTTGAACTTCGCGCTATACTTCCAGAG ATATATGATTTGGATGGCCGCACTTATGACAGAGCCTGGACTTTGAAGACCTGCCAGGACATCTCAAGGCAATTTGTAGCAAACCATCCTGACTTTGTTGGAGTGAGAATCATCTTTACTGCCAAAAG GACAATAAACACTAACACAATGCTTAAAGTTGTGGAGGAGGCTATGAAGCTTTACAGAGACTTTCCTGATATCATGGCTGGTTTTGATCTG GTGGGTTGGGAGGATGGAGGGCGACCTCTGTGGTATTATAGAGATGCCTTGTCGCTCCCTGTGGCGAGAGGGGTCCcacttcctttctttttccatGCTGGAGAGACAA ATTCTCAGGGTACAGAAATAGATCAGAACATACTGGATGCTCTTCTCTTTAATACGTCACGCATTGGACATGGATTTGCACTAACACGCCATCCAGTCGCCAAAGAGTGGTCTAGAAAATATGGGGTTGCTGTGGAGGTGTGCCCCATCTCCAACCAG GTGTTGAAGTTGGTCAAAGACTTGCGAAACCATCCAGCTGCTGCACTGATGTCTGAAAACCACCCGGTTGTCATCAGCTCTGATGACCCCGCCATATTTGGTGCGTTTGGCCTCTCTTATGACTTCTATGAAGCGTTCGTTGGTTTTGGGGGCATGCGATCCCATGTAGGCTCCCTTAAACAGCTGGCCATAAACTCTATCAG gtatAGTTCTTTGACTCCTGAGCAAAAGGAGAAAGCACTGTCTCTGTGGCAGAGAAGATGGGATAAGTTTGTCTCTGAAAATGCCTTTTAG